GACGCCGTCGACGTCTATGTGCGCAACCAGCGTGCCAAGGCTGGCCTCGCCGGCATCGATTTCGAGGAGCGTCGTTTTCCGGCCGATGTCACCGCCCGCGAACTCGAGGCTGCGATCCACGGCATGAATGCCGACCCGCGGGTGACCGGCATCATCATCCAGCGCCCGGTGCCGTCGCACATACCGGTCAAGGCGCTGCAGAGCGCCGTGCATCCGCTGAAAGACGTCGAAGGCATGCACCCGGCCTCGATCGGCAACATCGTCTACAACCAGCTCGACCTCGCGCCCTGTACGGCGGCCGCCTCCGTCGAATTGCTCAAGGAGACCGGTCTCGACCTCAAGGGTCTCGAAGTCGTCGTCGTCGGCCATTCCGAGATCGTCGGCAAGCCAATCGCCTTCCTGTTGATGAGCGAAGGCGCCACCGTCACCGTCTGCCACCACATGACGCGTTCGCTGGCCGTGCATGCACGACGTGCCGACGCGCTATTCGTGGCGGTCGGCAAGCCGAGGCTGATCAAGGCCGACATGGTGAAGCCTGGCGCCGCTGTCATCGACATCGGCATCAATGCCGAGACCTTGCCCGACGGCACCAGCCGCATCGTCGGCGATGTCGACACCGAAAGCGTGAAGGAAGTCGCCTCCTGGATCACCCCGGTGCCGGGCGGCGTCGGCCCGATCACGGTGGCGATCCTGTTGCGCAACACCATGGTGGCACTCAACCGGCAGCGCGA
The genomic region above belongs to Mesorhizobium terrae and contains:
- a CDS encoding bifunctional 5,10-methylenetetrahydrofolate dehydrogenase/5,10-methenyltetrahydrofolate cyclohydrolase → MSTSDSRYLRGGPVAQRIIDSVRVAAAEARNEGFPPKLVSITVGDVDAVDVYVRNQRAKAGLAGIDFEERRFPADVTARELEAAIHGMNADPRVTGIIIQRPVPSHIPVKALQSAVHPLKDVEGMHPASIGNIVYNQLDLAPCTAAASVELLKETGLDLKGLEVVVVGHSEIVGKPIAFLLMSEGATVTVCHHMTRSLAVHARRADALFVAVGKPRLIKADMVKPGAAVIDIGINAETLPDGTSRIVGDVDTESVKEVASWITPVPGGVGPITVAILLRNTMVALNRQRELYRASYAVGDQPQGRIAAE